Within the Nocardioides humi genome, the region TAGCCGGCGAGGGTGGAGAAGAACACCACCGAGACGGCGCAGAACGTCGAGACGAGCAGGCTGTTGAGCAGCGCCTGCCAGAACTCGATGGTGTCCAGCACCCGGCGCGCGTTCTCGAGGAAGTGCCCGCCCGGCAGCAGCGGCGGCGGATAGCTGCCCGCCTCCTGCTTGGTGTGCGAGCCCAGCGCGAACGACCAGTAGAGCGGCAGCGCCGAGCCGACCACGAAGGCGGTGAGCAGGCCGTAGACGAGGAAGCCGGGACGCCGGTTCATGCGCGGCCCGCCTTCCGGGTCGCCAGCCGGGTCAGGCCGAAGTTGAGCAGCACGATCGCGATGATGATGAGGAAGAGCAGGAACGCCGCCGCGGAGGCCCGTCCGTAGAACTGGTCCTCGATCCCCTTGACGTAGATGTAGAGCGTCGAGGTCATGTACTGGTGGTCGGGCCCGCCCTCGCGGTTGGGCGTGTTGTCGAAGAGACGGGGCTCGGTGAAGATCTGCAGCCCGCCGATGGTGCTGGTGATGACGACGAAGACGATCGTGGGCCGGATCATCGGCAGGGTGACCGCGAAGAACTGGCGGATCCGGCCGGCGCCGTCGAGCGCGGCGGCCTCGTAGAGGTCGCGCGGCACGGCCTGCATCGCGGCCAGCACGATGAGCGCGTTGTAGCCCGTCCACCGCCAGTTGACCATGCCGGCGATGGCGAAGTGGCTCCAGAACCGGTCGACGTGCCAGCGGATCGGGTCGAGGCCGAGATGGGTGAGGACCTGGTTGATGAGGCCGGACTGGTCGGCGAAGAAGCTGCCGAAGATGAGGACGGCGGCGGCCGGGGCGACCACGAACGGCAGCAGCACGCTCATCCGCCAGAAGGTGCGCCCGCGCAGCCGGGTGTCGAGCAGCGCGGCGACCGCCACCGCGATCACGATCTGCGGCACCGAGCTGAGCAGGAAGATCGAGAAGGTGTTGACCAGCGATTTCTGGAACACCGGGTCGGTGAGGACGAAGGTGAAGTTGTCGAGGCCGATGAACTCGCCGCGGGAGTACTGGTTGCGGTTCCACTGGAAGAACGACAGGTAGCCCGTGTAGAGCAGCGGGTAGAGCCCGACGATCGCGAAGAGGATGAAGAAGGGCGAGATGTAGAGGTACGGGCTCAGCTTGAGGTCCCACCGCGACCGGCGCTGCCGGCGTAGCAGTCGCGCGCGGTCACGGTCGGGTGGCCCGCCCGCC harbors:
- a CDS encoding carbohydrate ABC transporter permease; translation: MSTAQDLPAGDAVTTAPPAGGPPDRDRARLLRRQRRSRWDLKLSPYLYISPFFILFAIVGLYPLLYTGYLSFFQWNRNQYSRGEFIGLDNFTFVLTDPVFQKSLVNTFSIFLLSSVPQIVIAVAVAALLDTRLRGRTFWRMSVLLPFVVAPAAAVLIFGSFFADQSGLINQVLTHLGLDPIRWHVDRFWSHFAIAGMVNWRWTGYNALIVLAAMQAVPRDLYEAAALDGAGRIRQFFAVTLPMIRPTIVFVVITSTIGGLQIFTEPRLFDNTPNREGGPDHQYMTSTLYIYVKGIEDQFYGRASAAAFLLFLIIIAIVLLNFGLTRLATRKAGRA